GCGCCGACTGGTGGTCCGACCCGGCGGCCTCGGGGCCGGTGCTCTCCGGCTCGCAGTGGCAGTGGGACATCTACAACGGCCGCCACCGCGAGCTGATGAACGGCAACCCCGACAAGGTGCTCACCGCCGGTGACGCCTGGAACGACGAGGACCTGTCCGCCGTACGCCTCGACGACTCGGGCAAGCCGGTGCTGCGCCAGGACGCCAGGCTCCTGGACCGCCTCTACCCGAGCGCCACGGCCGGTACGACCGTCGGCTTCACCTACGAGGACCGCTCCCGGGACGGCTCGACGACCCTGACCTGGAACCCGGTGCCCAACTCCTTGCCGAAGGTACGGCAGTTGGTCGGCTCCGGACAGTACGGGCTGTTGCTGTGGCGCTCGGACGGCGGCCGGGCGCCCACCGAACTGCACCTGCCGGCGAGCTTCCCGACCGCGTCCACCACGGTCGTCTCCGACCTGGGCACGGCCCACGCCCCGCCCGCGTACACCTCGACCACCCCGATCGGCGTGGCCCAGGAGCCCGGCGGCACGGGAAGCCGCCGCCTGCTGCTCACCGCGCCGGACTCGGGCGTCCTGCACTACGCGCTGGTGACCAACGGGGCGACGGCTCCCTCGGCGGATCTGCTGAACGCGGCCCGCTCCGAGCTGGCGGCGTGGGCGGCGAAGGAGGTCAACTAGCGGACGGGCTCGTCCAGCCGGCCTCCACATGGCCGAGCCGGACGCGCTGCGGGTGGTCTCCGACCGGCACGGACGCGACCTTCTTCCCGGTGGCGAAGTCGATGGCCGTGACCTGGTCGGTGCCGCTCTCGGAGACGACGCAACTCCTGCCGTCACCGCTGACCGTGGCCCAGTAGGGCTTGGCGGCGGTGACGAGCGGGCCCTCCTGGAGGGTGGTGCGCTCGACGATTGTGGCGTAGTCGTCCATGGTCCCCGCGACGCACAGCTTCTTGCCGTCCGGGCTCATCGAGAGGCCGTGGTGGCGTGAGTCGTTGACGAAGGTGGTGCGGTCGTCACTGGTCGCCGGGTTCTTCGGCAGGGTCTTCGTGCGGGTGATCTTGTCGGTGGCCAGGTCGTACTCGAAGAACCCGTTGAAGAACGACACCTGGAAGTACAGCTTCGACTCGTCCGGCGAGAACACCGCCGGCCGGACCGCGTCGGAGAAGTCCTTCAGGCCGATCGCGTCCAGGCGCGGACGCATGTCGATGACCTTGACCTGCTCGTACGTGGTCGCGTCGATGACGGTGATGCGGCGGTCGCCCTTCGTCCAGTCCAGCCAGGGCGCGTCGGTCTGCGTGTTCACCTCGCCGATCGACATGTTGTAGATGTACTTGCCGTCCTTGGTGAAGATGTTCTCGTGCGGCTTGTCGCCGGTAGCGGCCTTGCCGAGCTGCTTGCCGGTCTCGATGTCCAGGACGTGCACGGTGTTGCCGGTGGACGCCGACACCGCGACCCGTTTGCCGTCGGGGGAGACGGCCATGTGGTCGGAGCGGAAACCGGACACCGGGAAGCGCCAGTTGATCCGCCCGGAGGCGAGGTCGATGGAGACGACGTCGGCGAAGCTGGGCCGGGAGACGACCACCGACTTCCCGTCCGGCGTGGAGTACATGTCGTCGACGAACTGGTCGTGTCCCTCGCCGACGCTGTTGCGGATCGTCATGAAGGCGATCCATCTGATCGGATCGGCGTTGATCTCCGCCATCCGCTCGTCCTTGTCGGGGATGACGTTGATCCGGCCGATCTTCGCCAAGTCGCCGGTGGACTTGATGACATCGGCGGTGCCCTCCCAGTTGTTGCCCACGAACAGCACCTGGCGCAGCGCGGCGGAGGCGTCAGGGGCGTCCGCGTGTGCGGCGGTCGCGGGAAGGGTTGCGGTCAGGGCGAGGGCGGCGGTCAGGGAGCACAGGTGCCGTCGTCGGAAGACGGGCATGGCTGATCCCTCCTCTGCGGGTGGGGTGAGGAATCTGAACACACGTACTTTCAGAGTCAACTTACTGCAAAGTAAGGAAGGAGCGGCCTTCTTCACAAGACCGCGTCCACGACAAAATCGCGTTCGAGGGAAGATGGGTGTTCGAGCGGATGAAGGGAGAGCCGGTGCCGGGCAGACTCAGAGCGCCGACCGGCCGCTATGGCGGCAAGACCGCCGAGGAGCGGCAGGCCGAGCGGCGCCGGCGGTTCCTGGACGCCGCGCTCCAGCTGTTCGGTGACACCCCCGGCTTCCGCGCCACCACCGTCGCGGCGCTCAGCGAGGCGGCCGGGCTGTCAACCCGTCAGTTCTACGAGGAGTTCCGCACCCTGGAGGACGTGCTCGCGGCGCTGCACCTCCAGGTCAACGACTGGGCCGAGGCGGCGGTGCTGGAGGCGGCGGCCGGCGCGGCGGACCTGCCGCTCGTCGAACGCGCGACCGCGATCTTCCGCGCCTACGCCGGGAACGTCGCCGCCGACCCGCGCCGGATCCGCATCACCTTCGTCGAGATCATCGGCGTCAGCACGCGCCTGGAGGAGCAGCGGCTCGCCCGCCGGGCCGGCTGGATCGATCTCATCTGCGCCGAGGCCCGGGGTGCCGCCGCGCGCGGGGAGGCGGCACCCCGCGACTACCGCCTCGCGGCGACGGGTTTCATCGG
The genomic region above belongs to Streptomyces coeruleorubidus and contains:
- a CDS encoding YncE family protein — protein: MPVFRRRHLCSLTAALALTATLPATAAHADAPDASAALRQVLFVGNNWEGTADVIKSTGDLAKIGRINVIPDKDERMAEINADPIRWIAFMTIRNSVGEGHDQFVDDMYSTPDGKSVVVSRPSFADVVSIDLASGRINWRFPVSGFRSDHMAVSPDGKRVAVSASTGNTVHVLDIETGKQLGKAATGDKPHENIFTKDGKYIYNMSIGEVNTQTDAPWLDWTKGDRRITVIDATTYEQVKVIDMRPRLDAIGLKDFSDAVRPAVFSPDESKLYFQVSFFNGFFEYDLATDKITRTKTLPKNPATSDDRTTFVNDSRHHGLSMSPDGKKLCVAGTMDDYATIVERTTLQEGPLVTAAKPYWATVSGDGRSCVVSESGTDQVTAIDFATGKKVASVPVGDHPQRVRLGHVEAGWTSPSAS
- a CDS encoding TetR/AcrR family transcriptional regulator, with product MPGRLRAPTGRYGGKTAEERQAERRRRFLDAALQLFGDTPGFRATTVAALSEAAGLSTRQFYEEFRTLEDVLAALHLQVNDWAEAAVLEAAAGAADLPLVERATAIFRAYAGNVAADPRRIRITFVEIIGVSTRLEEQRLARRAGWIDLICAEARGAAARGEAAPRDYRLAATGFIGSVNGLLHDWSAGWVDATLDEVVDELVRQLLGILRPPGWSPRG